One part of the Truepera radiovictrix DSM 17093 genome encodes these proteins:
- a CDS encoding SURF1 family protein produces the protein MNPTHKLLSPRWLAGHLLALTLVVLFVNFGFWQLRRHEERGAYNALVGMRLAAEPEPYPQLRARLSLEAPPEDAASIAYRRAEVTGRFDTAREVLLRSRALNGQPGYHVLTPLLLEDGSALLVDRGWVPFELDTPPVAEAAPPAGPVTVSGTLLPRQTQPAGLGAKDPPTGELDAVFWVDTERLSAQLPYRLDPVYLELTAQSPAQEGPLPRPLPPPELDGGPHLSYALQWFSFALIGVVGYAFLLRSVLRERRAAGGEADVENSRRGSAAG, from the coding sequence ATGAACCCTACCCATAAACTCCTCTCACCGCGTTGGTTGGCCGGCCACCTGCTCGCGCTAACGCTCGTGGTGCTGTTTGTCAACTTCGGTTTCTGGCAGCTGCGGCGCCACGAAGAGCGGGGCGCTTACAACGCCCTCGTCGGCATGCGCCTCGCCGCCGAGCCGGAACCCTACCCGCAGCTGCGCGCGCGTTTGTCGCTCGAGGCCCCACCCGAGGACGCAGCGTCGATCGCCTACCGCCGCGCCGAGGTGACGGGGCGCTTCGACACGGCGCGCGAGGTGCTCTTGCGGTCGCGCGCCCTCAACGGGCAACCGGGCTACCACGTGCTCACCCCGCTCCTGCTCGAGGACGGCAGCGCCCTGCTCGTCGACCGCGGTTGGGTCCCTTTTGAGCTCGACACGCCGCCCGTCGCCGAGGCGGCGCCGCCGGCGGGTCCGGTGACGGTGAGCGGAACGCTCTTGCCGCGCCAGACGCAGCCGGCCGGCTTGGGGGCGAAGGACCCGCCGACGGGGGAGCTCGACGCGGTGTTCTGGGTCGATACCGAGCGCCTCAGCGCACAGCTGCCGTACCGGCTCGACCCCGTCTACCTCGAGCTGACCGCGCAGTCGCCGGCCCAAGAGGGGCCGCTCCCGCGCCCCTTACCCCCACCCGAGCTCGACGGCGGCCCGCACCTCTCCTACGCGCTGCAGTGGTTTTCCTTCGCGCTGATCGGCGTCGTCGGGTACGCCTTTTTGCTCCGCAGCGTCCTTCGGGAGCGCCGCGCTGCGGGGGGGGAAGCGGACGTGGAGAACAGTCGGCGGGGTAGCGCCGCTGGATAA
- the ctaD gene encoding cytochrome c oxidase subunit I codes for MSITAGTVPQTARTKPLWLDLLTTVDHKKIGIMYLVTSFVFFAFGGLQALLIRLQLSRPNMDVLVGQFYNQVLTMHGSTMQFLFIIPIAAGFANYFIPLMIGARDMALPRMNAFAYWLYLFGGLTLYAAPLFGGWAEGGWVAYFPFASSEYQPQAGVDSWILGLQLVGFSSVFGGINLIVTMVNLRTPGMGWRQLPMFGWAVMATSFLQVLATPGITAATMLTLMDRMTGISLYNPAIGGDPVLYQHLFWFYSHPAVYIMVLPWFGIVSEMLPTFTRKPIFGYVALAGATMGIALVSYLVWAHHMFTSTASPLLNSVFAFTTMLVAVPTGVKIFNWLATIWKGKIVFNTAMLMSLGFIFLFTIGGITGVALALVPFTWQMHDSYWVVAHFHNILIGGSIFIIMAGIFYWFPKMTGRFLNERLGKWLFWLWFFGFMVTYFPHYVLGLLGMPRRIYTYQEGLGWGVWNAISSLGSLMLAFGFILFVYNVIISLRGPKTAGPNPWGYGYTLEWATASPPPAYNFGVKLPEEFRSERPLYDWIKLGLWPPKEDAALRASEIHLPNPSIWPFVSTVGLTLFLVGLILQGPLLFGGLLLALFAIVMWAREPAFESPEIELEVEHHNRTRVNNGMMFAYWFLGSEVALFLMIFSAYLFLLFSGRMNFPEELPSLRLALLNTLFLVSSSVTVHVAHHDLIKDKRKTFLGLLAGTLGLGAVFLGITGIEWREILAHYDPRQNLYLSAFFTITGLHMLHVVIGLFMLGLAFVRGLRGHFTPKLHNGVEVPVAYWHLVDGVWIVVLLLVYVLPIFYQGPEVVRNPGDPFGVYMQDTIMGEEGTEQAIPTLPQSTTPAVPPPTETAPAEPDFVQPGPAAGEEGTPAIPEGSPQPQSQPQSPPQPQPQAQPQGGGN; via the coding sequence ATGAGCATCACCGCCGGCACCGTTCCCCAGACGGCTCGCACCAAGCCGCTCTGGCTCGACCTCTTGACCACAGTCGATCACAAAAAGATCGGCATCATGTACCTGGTCACCAGCTTCGTCTTCTTCGCCTTCGGCGGGCTGCAGGCGCTCCTCATCCGGTTGCAGCTCTCGCGCCCCAACATGGACGTGCTGGTCGGCCAGTTTTACAACCAGGTGCTCACCATGCACGGCAGCACCATGCAGTTTCTGTTTATTATCCCGATCGCTGCAGGGTTCGCGAACTACTTTATCCCGCTGATGATCGGGGCGCGCGACATGGCGCTGCCGCGGATGAACGCGTTTGCCTACTGGCTCTACCTCTTCGGGGGGCTGACGCTCTACGCCGCGCCGCTCTTTGGTGGTTGGGCCGAAGGGGGCTGGGTCGCCTACTTCCCCTTCGCCAGCTCCGAGTACCAACCGCAAGCCGGGGTCGACTCGTGGATCTTGGGGTTGCAGCTCGTCGGCTTTTCGTCGGTTTTCGGGGGGATCAACCTCATCGTTACGATGGTCAACCTCCGCACGCCGGGGATGGGGTGGCGGCAGCTGCCGATGTTCGGTTGGGCGGTGATGGCGACCTCGTTTTTGCAGGTGCTCGCGACCCCCGGGATCACCGCCGCGACCATGCTGACCCTCATGGACCGGATGACCGGGATCAGCCTCTACAACCCCGCGATCGGCGGCGACCCGGTCTTATACCAACACCTCTTCTGGTTCTACTCGCACCCGGCGGTGTACATCATGGTGCTGCCGTGGTTCGGCATCGTCTCCGAGATGCTGCCGACGTTTACCCGCAAACCGATCTTCGGTTACGTCGCGCTCGCGGGCGCCACCATGGGGATCGCCCTGGTGAGCTACCTCGTGTGGGCGCACCACATGTTCACCTCGACGGCGAGCCCGCTGCTTAATTCCGTCTTCGCCTTTACCACCATGCTCGTGGCGGTGCCCACGGGGGTCAAGATCTTTAACTGGCTGGCGACCATCTGGAAGGGCAAGATCGTCTTTAACACCGCCATGCTGATGAGCCTGGGGTTCATCTTCCTCTTCACCATCGGGGGGATTACCGGGGTGGCGCTCGCGCTCGTGCCCTTTACCTGGCAGATGCACGACTCGTACTGGGTGGTGGCGCACTTCCACAACATCCTGATCGGCGGCAGCATCTTTATCATCATGGCGGGGATCTTCTACTGGTTCCCCAAGATGACCGGCCGCTTCTTAAACGAGCGCCTGGGCAAGTGGCTCTTCTGGCTCTGGTTCTTCGGCTTTATGGTCACCTACTTCCCGCACTACGTGCTGGGGCTGCTCGGGATGCCGCGCCGCATCTACACCTACCAGGAGGGGCTCGGTTGGGGGGTCTGGAACGCGATCTCCTCGCTCGGCTCGCTGATGCTCGCTTTCGGCTTTATCCTCTTTGTCTACAACGTGATCATCAGCCTGCGCGGGCCGAAGACGGCGGGCCCCAACCCGTGGGGCTACGGCTACACGCTCGAGTGGGCCACGGCGAGCCCGCCGCCGGCCTACAACTTCGGCGTGAAGTTGCCCGAGGAGTTTCGCAGCGAGCGCCCGCTCTACGACTGGATCAAGCTGGGGCTGTGGCCGCCTAAGGAGGACGCCGCGCTGCGCGCCTCGGAGATTCACCTGCCGAACCCGAGCATCTGGCCGTTTGTCTCGACGGTCGGCCTGACGCTCTTTCTCGTCGGGTTGATCCTACAGGGGCCGCTGCTCTTCGGCGGGTTGCTGCTGGCGCTTTTCGCCATCGTGATGTGGGCGCGCGAACCCGCCTTTGAAAGCCCCGAGATCGAGCTCGAGGTCGAACACCACAACCGCACCCGCGTGAATAACGGCATGATGTTCGCCTACTGGTTCCTGGGCTCGGAGGTCGCGCTCTTTTTAATGATCTTCTCGGCGTACCTCTTCCTGCTCTTCTCGGGCCGGATGAACTTCCCCGAGGAGCTGCCGAGCCTGCGCCTAGCGCTACTGAACACGCTCTTCCTGGTCTCGAGCTCGGTGACGGTTCACGTGGCGCACCACGACCTCATCAAGGACAAGCGCAAGACCTTCTTGGGGTTGCTCGCCGGGACGCTCGGCCTCGGCGCCGTCTTTTTGGGCATTACCGGCATCGAGTGGCGTGAGATCCTCGCTCACTACGACCCGCGCCAAAACCTCTACCTGTCGGCCTTTTTCACCATCACGGGGCTGCACATGCTGCACGTCGTGATCGGCCTTTTCATGCTCGGTTTGGCGTTCGTGCGGGGCCTAAGGGGTCACTTCACGCCGAAGCTGCATAACGGCGTCGAGGTCCCCGTGGCCTACTGGCACCTCGTCGACGGCGTCTGGATCGTCGTCTTGCTGCTCGTCTACGTGCTGCCGATCTTCTATCAGGGGCCGGAGGTCGTCCGTAACCCCGGCGACCCCTTCGGCGTCTACATGCAAGACACCATCATGGGCGAAGAGGGGACGGAGCAAGCGATCCCGACGCTGCCCCAGTCGACCACCCCGGCGGTCCCGCCCCCCACGGAGACCGCGCCGGCGGAGCCCGACTTCGTGCAACCGGGTCCTGCGGCCGGTGAGGAGGGGACGCCGGCGATCCCCGAAGGGAGCCCGCAACCGCAGTCGCAACCACAGTCACCGCCACAACCACAACCCCAGGCACAGCCGCAGGGGGGCGGCAACTAA